The following proteins come from a genomic window of Lycium ferocissimum isolate CSIRO_LF1 chromosome 4, AGI_CSIRO_Lferr_CH_V1, whole genome shotgun sequence:
- the LOC132053520 gene encoding protein SUPPRESSOR OF PHYA-105 1-like isoform X2, producing the protein MDQSKEDVEANDVATNVLPKTREDDISVEPSMRKSISTSLEFLEGSISSGSGTNNRYVMSMKDTQPHGTSSYSLNSSRLTFEKLSIYKISEPASLRCSENIRETNQKPQIQWQQFYQLGAGSRSVKGDGDPSSTDFPGKNLLALKMLKHASDKDIKEGSNAVSSQSTEDPNLIIPSSKLLPGNSQSKLSSTSGFSQFFANRSLKGKDVLPKGPALHEEVHTASNLQNKNESEQASIRMVASDALFKPGANSNGITLREWINLMGSQIKKAERIHIFRQIVKLIDIAHSQGTAFQELRPSYFILLSPNGVKYIGPSVQIDSMYVVNQNTNGKRPSNIDRHAESNSGSKQRKVPFCSHDEGTQLKAGGLLESDIKQLEKKWYTCPEELDHKSVASSNIYSLGVLFFELLCCFESPAARSAAMLNLQSRILPPNFLCENPKEVGFCFLMLHPVPSSRPTTREILQSEIIYVAEEVCKIDGVPSFIEKKDDDPDSDTLLYFLVSLQEEKQNHTSKLLQSIKCLEADIKDVDKKDIFRTSDWVEKHLNSTDCISRSFSITNMSNEKLMKNISQLESAYFCMRSQIQLAENDTIGRTDTDLLTSRDKLSTKEVGPTLKSVDRIGAFFEGICKYARYCKFEEYGTLRNGDLLNSTNVICSLCFDHEEEYIAAACVSKKIKIFEFASLLNDSADPQYPVAEMSNRSKLSCVSWNNYMKNYLASTDYDGIVKMWDASTGQEFSQHIEHQKRAWSVDFCQADPTKFATGSDDCSAKVWNINERSSVDTIWNPANICCVQFSAYSSHLLAFGSADYKIYCYDLRHTRIPWCTLSGHEKAVSYVKFLDYGTLVSASTDNTLKLWDLNRTSLEGLSSNACSLTFKGHTNEKNFVGLSVLDGHIACGSESNEVYAYHRSLPMPITSYKFGSVDPSSGNEANSTGCIKLLRLV; encoded by the exons ATGGACCAGTCAAAGGAGGACGTAGAGGCAAATGATGTAGCTACGAATGTGCTACCTAAAACGAGGGAGGATGATATTTCTGTTGAACCATCGATGAGAAAGTCTATATCTACCAGTCTTGAGTTTCTGGAGGGATCAATTTCTTCTGGTTCAGGTACCAACAACAGATATGTAATGTCCATGAAGGATACTCAGCCCCATGGTACAAGTTCTTACTCATTGAATAGTTCAAGGCTCACATTTGAAAAATTGAGTATTTACAAAATTTCCGAACCAGCTTCTCTTAGATGCTCCGAGAATATTCGAGAAACCAATCAGAAACCGCAAATTCAGTGGCAACAGTTTTATCAATTAGGGGCTGGCTCTAGAAGTGTGAAGGGGGATGGAGATCCTTCATCCACGGATTTTCCAGGAAAGAATTTGCTAGCGCTGAAAATGCTGAAGCATGCATCGgacaaagatatcaaagaaggCTCTAATGCAGTGTCTTCCCAATCAACAGAAGACCCTAACTTAATCATCCCAAGCAGTAAATTACTTCCGGGAAATAGTCAATCAAAACTTTCATCTACATCTGGCTTTTCTCAGTTTTTCGCTAACCGATCTCTTAAAGGCAAAGATGTTTTACCAAAAGGCCCTGCGCTTCATGAAGAAGTTCATACCGCCTCTAATCTGCAGAATAAGAATGAGTCCGAACAAGCTTCAATAAGAATGGTAGCATCTGATGCATTGTTTAAGCCTGGTGCTAATTCTAATGGAATTACATTGAGAGAGTGGATAAACTTGATGGGATCACAGATTAAAAAAGCTGAGAGGATTCACATATTCCGGCAGATTGTGAAGTTAATCGATATTGCGCACTCCCAAGGAACTGCATTCCAGGAATTACGGCCttcctatttcattttactGTCACCTAATGGTGTTAAATATATTGGTCCATCTGTTCAGATAGATTCCATGTATGTCGTGAACCAAAATACTAACGGGAAAAGGCCATCCAACATTGATAGACATGCTGAAAGTAACTCGGGCTCTAAGCAGCGGAAGGTTCCTTTTTGTTCTCATGATGAGGGCACGCAATTGAAGGCTGGGGGTCTGCTGGAGTCTGACATTAAACAGTTGGAAAAGAAGTGGTACACTTGTCCGGAAGAACTCGATCACAAAAGCGTTGCATCATCTAATATCTACAGTCTCGGGGTTCTTTTCTTTGAG TTGCTCTGCTGTTTTGAATCACCAGCGGCACGTTCTGCAGCGATGTTGAATTTGCAAAGTCGCATTCTCCCTCCAAATTTTCTTTGTGAAAATCCTAAGGAAGTTGGCTTTTGCTTTTTGATGCTTCATCCTGTACCTTCTTCTCGTCCTACAACAag GGAAATCCTGCAGTCTGAAATAATATATGTAGCTGAAGAAGTATGTAAAATAGATGGTGTCCCATCATTTATTGAGAAGAAGGATGATGACCCTGACTCAGACACGTTGCTCTATTTCCTAGTTTCACTGCAGGAGGAAAAGCAGAATCATACCTCCAAGTTATTACAAAGTATAAAGTGCTTAGAAGCTGATATCAAGGACGTCGATAAAAAAGATATCTTTAGAACTTCAGATTGGGTGGAAAAACATCTTAACTCGACTGACTGTATTTCTAGATCGTTTTCTATTACAAATATGAGCAACGAAAAgctaatgaaaaatatttctcagCTTGAAAGTGCTTACTTCTGCATGAGATCCCAAATCCAACTTGCAGAAAATGATACAATAGGTCGAACAGACACAGATTTGTTGACGAGCCGTGACAAGTTGTCAACAAAAGAGGTGGGGCCTACTCTAAAATCTGTTGATCGTATTGGAGCCTTCTTTGAAGGTATTTGTAAATATGCTCGCTACTGCAAGTTTGAGGAATATGGGACATTAAGAAATGGTGATCTTCTTAACTCTACAAATGTGATCTGCTCCCTCTGTTTTGATCATGAAGAGGAATATATAGCTGCAGCTTGTGTctcaaagaaaatcaaaatcttTGAATTTGCTTCACTTTTGAATGACTCTGCGGATCCTCAATATCCTGTGGCTGAGATGTCAAACAGATCTAAGCTTAGCTGTGTTTCCTGGAATAATTATATGAAGAATTATCTGGCTTCAACTGATTATGATGGCATAGTCAAG ATGTGGGATGCAAGCACAGGTCAAGAATTCTCCCAACATATAGAGCACCAGAAGAGGGCTTGGTCTGTTGATTTTTGTCAAGCGGATCCAACAAAGTTTGCCACTGGAAGTGATGATTGCTCCGCAAAAGTGTGGAATATTAATGAG CGAAGTTCTGTGGATACAATCTGGAATCCTGCCAACATATGCTGTGTGCAGTTTTCTGCTTACTCCTCTCATCTGTTGGCTTTCGGATCTGCTGATTACAAAATCTACTGCTATGATCTTCGCCATACTAGGATTCCATGGTGCACATTATCTGGACATGAGAAGGCTGTTAGCTATGTAAAATTCTTAGATTATGGTACCCTGGTTTCTGCATCCACAGATAACACGCTAAAGCTATGGGACCTAAATAGAACAAGTTTGGAAGGATTGTCTTCAAATGCTTGCAGCTTAACTTTCAAGGGACATACCAATGAGAAG AACTTTGTGGGATTATCAGTTTTAGATGGGCATATTGCATGTGGTTCCGAATCTAATGAG GTATATGCTTATCATAGATCTCTACCAATGCCAATTACTTCTTATAAATTTGGATCTGTTGATCCGAGCTCTGGCAATGAA GCAAACTCAACTGGATGTATAAAGCTGTTACGTTTGGTATGA
- the LOC132053520 gene encoding protein SUPPRESSOR OF PHYA-105 1-like isoform X1 gives MDQSKEDVEANDVATNVLPKTREDDISVEPSMRKSISTSLEFLEGSISSGSGTNNRYVMSMKDTQPHGTSSYSLNSSRLTFEKLSIYKISEPASLRCSENIRETNQKPQIQWQQFYQLGAGSRSVKGDGDPSSTDFPGKNLLALKMLKHASDKDIKEGSNAVSSQSTEDPNLIIPSSKLLPGNSQSKLSSTSGFSQFFANRSLKGKDVLPKGPALHEEVHTASNLQNKNESEQASIRMVASDALFKPGANSNGITLREWINLMGSQIKKAERIHIFRQIVKLIDIAHSQGTAFQELRPSYFILLSPNGVKYIGPSVQIDSMYVVNQNTNGKRPSNIDRHAESNSGSKQRKVPFCSHDEGTQLKAGGLLESDIKQLEKKWYTCPEELDHKSVASSNIYSLGVLFFELLCCFESPAARSAAMLNLQSRILPPNFLCENPKEVGFCFLMLHPVPSSRPTTREILQSEIIYVAEEVCKIDGVPSFIEKKDDDPDSDTLLYFLVSLQEEKQNHTSKLLQSIKCLEADIKDVDKKDIFRTSDWVEKHLNSTDCISRSFSITNMSNEKLMKNISQLESAYFCMRSQIQLAENDTIGRTDTDLLTSRDKLSTKEVGPTLKSVDRIGAFFEGICKYARYCKFEEYGTLRNGDLLNSTNVICSLCFDHEEEYIAAACVSKKIKIFEFASLLNDSADPQYPVAEMSNRSKLSCVSWNNYMKNYLASTDYDGIVKMWDASTGQEFSQHIEHQKRAWSVDFCQADPTKFATGSDDCSAKVWNINERSSVDTIWNPANICCVQFSAYSSHLLAFGSADYKIYCYDLRHTRIPWCTLSGHEKAVSYVKFLDYGTLVSASTDNTLKLWDLNRTSLEGLSSNACSLTFKGHTNEKNFVGLSVLDGHIACGSESNEVYAYHRSLPMPITSYKFGSVDPSSGNEGESNGQFVSSVCWRKKSNMVVAANSTGCIKLLRLV, from the exons ATGGACCAGTCAAAGGAGGACGTAGAGGCAAATGATGTAGCTACGAATGTGCTACCTAAAACGAGGGAGGATGATATTTCTGTTGAACCATCGATGAGAAAGTCTATATCTACCAGTCTTGAGTTTCTGGAGGGATCAATTTCTTCTGGTTCAGGTACCAACAACAGATATGTAATGTCCATGAAGGATACTCAGCCCCATGGTACAAGTTCTTACTCATTGAATAGTTCAAGGCTCACATTTGAAAAATTGAGTATTTACAAAATTTCCGAACCAGCTTCTCTTAGATGCTCCGAGAATATTCGAGAAACCAATCAGAAACCGCAAATTCAGTGGCAACAGTTTTATCAATTAGGGGCTGGCTCTAGAAGTGTGAAGGGGGATGGAGATCCTTCATCCACGGATTTTCCAGGAAAGAATTTGCTAGCGCTGAAAATGCTGAAGCATGCATCGgacaaagatatcaaagaaggCTCTAATGCAGTGTCTTCCCAATCAACAGAAGACCCTAACTTAATCATCCCAAGCAGTAAATTACTTCCGGGAAATAGTCAATCAAAACTTTCATCTACATCTGGCTTTTCTCAGTTTTTCGCTAACCGATCTCTTAAAGGCAAAGATGTTTTACCAAAAGGCCCTGCGCTTCATGAAGAAGTTCATACCGCCTCTAATCTGCAGAATAAGAATGAGTCCGAACAAGCTTCAATAAGAATGGTAGCATCTGATGCATTGTTTAAGCCTGGTGCTAATTCTAATGGAATTACATTGAGAGAGTGGATAAACTTGATGGGATCACAGATTAAAAAAGCTGAGAGGATTCACATATTCCGGCAGATTGTGAAGTTAATCGATATTGCGCACTCCCAAGGAACTGCATTCCAGGAATTACGGCCttcctatttcattttactGTCACCTAATGGTGTTAAATATATTGGTCCATCTGTTCAGATAGATTCCATGTATGTCGTGAACCAAAATACTAACGGGAAAAGGCCATCCAACATTGATAGACATGCTGAAAGTAACTCGGGCTCTAAGCAGCGGAAGGTTCCTTTTTGTTCTCATGATGAGGGCACGCAATTGAAGGCTGGGGGTCTGCTGGAGTCTGACATTAAACAGTTGGAAAAGAAGTGGTACACTTGTCCGGAAGAACTCGATCACAAAAGCGTTGCATCATCTAATATCTACAGTCTCGGGGTTCTTTTCTTTGAG TTGCTCTGCTGTTTTGAATCACCAGCGGCACGTTCTGCAGCGATGTTGAATTTGCAAAGTCGCATTCTCCCTCCAAATTTTCTTTGTGAAAATCCTAAGGAAGTTGGCTTTTGCTTTTTGATGCTTCATCCTGTACCTTCTTCTCGTCCTACAACAag GGAAATCCTGCAGTCTGAAATAATATATGTAGCTGAAGAAGTATGTAAAATAGATGGTGTCCCATCATTTATTGAGAAGAAGGATGATGACCCTGACTCAGACACGTTGCTCTATTTCCTAGTTTCACTGCAGGAGGAAAAGCAGAATCATACCTCCAAGTTATTACAAAGTATAAAGTGCTTAGAAGCTGATATCAAGGACGTCGATAAAAAAGATATCTTTAGAACTTCAGATTGGGTGGAAAAACATCTTAACTCGACTGACTGTATTTCTAGATCGTTTTCTATTACAAATATGAGCAACGAAAAgctaatgaaaaatatttctcagCTTGAAAGTGCTTACTTCTGCATGAGATCCCAAATCCAACTTGCAGAAAATGATACAATAGGTCGAACAGACACAGATTTGTTGACGAGCCGTGACAAGTTGTCAACAAAAGAGGTGGGGCCTACTCTAAAATCTGTTGATCGTATTGGAGCCTTCTTTGAAGGTATTTGTAAATATGCTCGCTACTGCAAGTTTGAGGAATATGGGACATTAAGAAATGGTGATCTTCTTAACTCTACAAATGTGATCTGCTCCCTCTGTTTTGATCATGAAGAGGAATATATAGCTGCAGCTTGTGTctcaaagaaaatcaaaatcttTGAATTTGCTTCACTTTTGAATGACTCTGCGGATCCTCAATATCCTGTGGCTGAGATGTCAAACAGATCTAAGCTTAGCTGTGTTTCCTGGAATAATTATATGAAGAATTATCTGGCTTCAACTGATTATGATGGCATAGTCAAG ATGTGGGATGCAAGCACAGGTCAAGAATTCTCCCAACATATAGAGCACCAGAAGAGGGCTTGGTCTGTTGATTTTTGTCAAGCGGATCCAACAAAGTTTGCCACTGGAAGTGATGATTGCTCCGCAAAAGTGTGGAATATTAATGAG CGAAGTTCTGTGGATACAATCTGGAATCCTGCCAACATATGCTGTGTGCAGTTTTCTGCTTACTCCTCTCATCTGTTGGCTTTCGGATCTGCTGATTACAAAATCTACTGCTATGATCTTCGCCATACTAGGATTCCATGGTGCACATTATCTGGACATGAGAAGGCTGTTAGCTATGTAAAATTCTTAGATTATGGTACCCTGGTTTCTGCATCCACAGATAACACGCTAAAGCTATGGGACCTAAATAGAACAAGTTTGGAAGGATTGTCTTCAAATGCTTGCAGCTTAACTTTCAAGGGACATACCAATGAGAAG AACTTTGTGGGATTATCAGTTTTAGATGGGCATATTGCATGTGGTTCCGAATCTAATGAG GTATATGCTTATCATAGATCTCTACCAATGCCAATTACTTCTTATAAATTTGGATCTGTTGATCCGAGCTCTGGCAATGAAGGTGAGAGTAATGGGCAATTTGTTTCAAGTGTTTGCTGGAGAAAAAAATCTAATATGGTTGTTGCGGCAAACTCAACTGGATGTATAAAGCTGTTACGTTTGGTATGA
- the LOC132054186 gene encoding uncharacterized protein LOC132054186, producing MIIGRVEIPQRPVMKRTKFSITRENRSRDYVPDGFISFSDEEVEGITQPYNDALVISVLINKTHVKRILIDPGSLANIIGWKVVEQLGMLDQIIPTTWVLNGFNMACKTTKGEITLPVNAAGVVQHAKFYVIDGDMKCNALFGRP from the coding sequence ATGATCATTGGCAGGGTTGAAATACCTCAAAGACCTGTCATGAAGAGAACGAAGTTCTCTATCACGAGGGAAAATAGGAGCAGGGATTATGTACCGGATGGATTTATTTCATTCAGCGACGAGGAAGTGGAAGGCATCACCCAGCCTTACAATGACGCCTTGGTAATCTCTGtacttataaataaaactcACGTTAAACGTATTTtaattgatccaggtagctTGGCAAATATCATCGGATGGAAGGTCGTCGAACAACTGGGTATGTTGGAtcaaatcataccaacaacctGGGTCTTGAACGGGTTCAACATGGCCTGTAAAACCACTAAAGGAGAGATTACCTTGCCTGTGAACGCAGCCGGAGTTGTGCAACACGCAAAGTTCTACGTTATTGATGGAGATATGAAGTGCAATGCCTTGTTCGGGAGACCTTAG